In Zingiber officinale cultivar Zhangliang chromosome 1A, Zo_v1.1, whole genome shotgun sequence, the DNA window ATCGATATATTTTGTGGAATTTTCCATATCACACGGATTAGTGAGATCTCTTGGTCAGAGTCTCAGATTGATATCTTTATGTTTCTTCATCTTCAAATATCTCTGTATTAATGTGAAAATTAATGCTTttgcattttaaattttatgCCACTAGATGAAAGTGTGCTAAATCCTCGAACCGTTTTGTGTTTGCTTCCAATAGATACTTCTATAGCCCATTCAACAATTTATCAGGATTCTGAACTGTTTTCATTTGCAGGAAActgaagaaaagaagaggagatTGCTGGAGGCAAGACTAAGGAAACGTAAACTCTTGGCTGAAGTCCGGTATTACGTTTTGTTTCGACATGAATCGTCTGCAGTTGAATTTTTTTCATCTGTTTCAGAAAGATAATTGCCTGTTTTGAATGTCTCATCCTAGATTTTTGAGAAGAAAACTTGATACCTCACTTGCAAACCCGTATCAGCAAGTTAGATTGAAGGACCCATCAAGTACAATTCCAGTGATCAAACCTCCTACAGAAAAGAAACTCAAAGTATCTGGAGCTGCACGTACAAGTAACTACATTATAGATAACTTGTACGCAAATGCATCTCAGTATCAGTTTAAAAAGATGTTTCAGAAAAAGCCAACCAAATCTCTTTGTGTTGCACAATCTTCGGGTTTTAGGAAGGCCACCATCAAAACATGATGACAATGGAAGTTACAAATGCTAGCACTTCTGCAACTCTAGGTGCGAATGAAGTATCGTTTAAGGTATAGTGACCATACCCAGCAACTTATAATACAGTTTCATCTTTTGTAGACTTGCAATATTAATTCAGTTATTAATTACAGAATGGGGAGGAACTGAACAAGTTTCAGTTGGAGCAGTATTACATACAAATGGAGAGACTCAATGGAGTGCCTATGATTGGAGGAGGCTCAAATGATAAGTTAGCGAGTTGCAGACATCTTGGAAACAACTCAAAGAAGAGCGGTAAGAGAAAACTCTCATGGCGAGACCCACCGACCGGTAAGAATCACAGATATAACATAAAACAAACTTACATTATTCAAGATTAgtattaattttttctaaattgaCAATTTAACACAATACATAGTATAAAAAGGTACGCCAATGTTAGCACACAGTGTGAGTGGTTGTCTAACTCTGTGTGTACTTTATAAACTTCTGTCTGCTACAAAGGACCTTTAATAATTAATCAGGCCGGGTAATATTGAGTCTGAAGTGATTAATCCAGTACTACGGAAGTTTTAAGTTTTTCACCTGTCATCAGAATAAATCGGGAAGCAATTACGGCAGACAGCAAAGGACCTTCAGCTTCTAGCAAGACTTGTTCCACCTGATTAATTTTTGGGTGTCATCAGATATTGTCATGGTCCTTCCTTCAATTTATTTCAATGCAAGGAACATGCTTGATCTTGTGATAATCTTCTCCAGTATCCTTGTTGACCCTTCTCTCTATCATTTCCATTCCCCTTATTTCAATTTGTTTAAGCTCAGTCAATCTTACAAGTCCCTCTGGTAGCATTCTCAAATTTATGCAGTCCCAAAGTCTTAGTTCCCGAAGGAGAGGCATTGCTCCCTCTCCCACTTCCCACTGCTCCAAGGTGTTCAAATCACCCAGTATGATCTCTTGGAGACGAGGAAAACCTCCCTTTTGAAACACCAAAACTCTTCCTACAAATGCATCAAGACACACAAGAAGATACTCCAGGTTTGCTAGAGATGCGAGCAATGCAATATCTTCATCCTTTTCCAACCTTGTTTTCACAATAGCAAGAGAGATCAGGTTGGAAAATATCCTGGAATTTTCTGCCTCTATGAGAATCCTTGCAGGTCTTACCAATGGTCCTGCCAAATCCATAATCTGAATATGATGGTAGCAAGATGAAGTTAGGAGGCTCATCGGCAAGGATTCTCCAATCAATGCCAACATCTCGAGCAGGGAAAGGTTCTGGACTGCATTGGCAAAAGCATCCTCATCAGAGCTTGACATGTTTCTCAAATGCAATCTTCGAAGATTTCTCAGCTTCTCCAGTGCACCATCACATACCCATGGACCACTGGAAATATTCCCAAGTGTCTGAATGTCTTCCGAGCAGAATGTCGAATTAGGCATGCTCATATTCTCCTTATCGAGGAATACATGTCTCAGTGTTCGGATTTTCCAAAATGCATCCGGCAATTGATGAATCTCAGTACCGTATATATTGAAAGTCTGCAAGTGGATGAGGTTTCCAATGGATGAAGGCAGCTCCTTCAGTTTTGATCCGCTCAAATTTAGATACCTTAAGAGGATCAAGTCCCCAATCTCCTTTGGTAACTGTTCAATGGGTAGTTTTATCAAATCCAAGACCCTGAGGAATTTTGCTCCGGAGATGGTAACTGCCAGATTTCTCTGAAAACCTTCATTCCGACAAACTACAAGTGACCGTAGTTTAGTGGTAGAACAGTTCGATGAGATATGGTCGTTGACATTTTCAGAGACACAGAGACGCCGTAAAGCTCTTGGATCGTCACCTCTGTCATTAATGGACCTGTAGAAGTTAAGCTCACGAGCTTCGTGACGTACTAGATCAAGAAGAAGATCATGAATGCAAACTATCCTTAAATAAAAACCAATTGTTTCCATTTGTAACATGGATCTGTCAGTCAAATCCTTCAAATATGCCTCCGCGAGGTCCTCCATTGTTTGATCCACTTTGTCCTTCGTTTGTATGAAACCCTCAGCGATCCACAATTGTATTATTCTCTCTGCAGCAATGCGAT includes these proteins:
- the LOC122038841 gene encoding uncharacterized protein LOC122038841 — protein: MTVKKTRRVAEEPSPSPSCAPYRDDARKRIRFQSLSQDYTDFLEETEEKKRRLLEARLRKRKLLAEVRFLRRKLDTSLANPYQQVRLKDPSSTIPVIKPPTEKKLKVSGAARTRRPPSKHDDNGSYKC
- the LOC122038840 gene encoding putative disease resistance RPP13-like protein 3 translates to MASTVVNLVLGKLGELASSEVAGLLNVGAEITSLTETLALIQSRLRDADQKPRPEQSHSLQEWMRQIRNLAFEMEDLVDEYATRLGRTSAAGGRKSCLRRIAAFPSRILTRHRLASRLQDINARFQDLCKQTSQLGIQASSSWPTSSSSSSSSSSAADARLARRCELEEDIVGFDEDMKDIKRQLFDISSTDRVVLAVVGPGGLGKTTLANKIYKSADVKNYFQCKAWVSVSQKYGIKELLCSIVKQVFDFNYEHVKGMEELEMKEKLSDHLRDRRYLVVMDDIWQVAAWNAIKAAFPKESTGSRVLLTTRKMNVANVADVPPHKLKFWNVEESWNLFCRKAFRTTSCPPEFERFKKDIFRKSKGLPLAIVVLGGLLRGTSQASDWRKKLDYISYEFREGEDQIQSILALSYHDLPHHLKPCFLYFAAFPEDYRIAAERIIQLWIAEGFIQTKDKVDQTMEDLAEAYLKDLTDRSMLQMETIGFYLRIVCIHDLLLDLVRHEARELNFYRSINDRGDDPRALRRLCVSENVNDHISSNCSTTKLRSLVVCRNEGFQRNLAVTISGAKFLRVLDLIKLPIEQLPKEIGDLILLRYLNLSGSKLKELPSSIGNLIHLQTFNIYGTEIHQLPDAFWKIRTLRHVFLDKENMSMPNSTFCSEDIQTLGNISSGPWVCDGALEKLRNLRRLHLRNMSSSDEDAFANAVQNLSLLEMLALIGESLPMSLLTSSCYHHIQIMDLAGPLVRPARILIEAENSRIFSNLISLAIVKTRLEKDEDIALLASLANLEYLLVCLDAFVGRVLVFQKGGFPRLQEIILGDLNTLEQWEVGEGAMPLLRELRLWDCINLRMLPEGLVRLTELKQIEIRGMEMIERRVNKDTGEDYHKIKHVPCIEIN